In [Leptolyngbya] sp. PCC 7376, a genomic segment contains:
- the purC gene encoding phosphoribosylaminoimidazolesuccinocarboxamide synthase — MSDHQPQKMYEGKAKILYSTADPDILLTYFKDDATAFNAQKKGTIRGKGEVNCTIASVLLKWLETKGIPTHLIEQPKPNEMLVKAVTILPVEVVVRNIAAGSLCKQTGLEQGTVLPQPLVEFFLKDDDLGDPLLTRDRLMLINIVTEAQVKELTDYALKINVLMQEFFTSCDITLVDFKIEFGTDKNGTILLADEISPDTCRLWDNTIADPNARVMDKDRFRKDLGKVEDAYQAVQARVLAQAEALSV, encoded by the coding sequence ATGAGTGATCATCAACCCCAAAAAATGTACGAAGGAAAGGCTAAGATTCTCTACAGCACAGCCGATCCAGACATTCTCCTCACCTACTTTAAAGACGATGCTACGGCGTTTAATGCCCAGAAAAAAGGCACTATTCGCGGCAAAGGGGAAGTGAATTGCACAATCGCCTCAGTACTTCTGAAATGGCTTGAAACAAAGGGCATTCCCACCCACCTAATCGAGCAGCCTAAGCCCAATGAAATGTTAGTTAAAGCTGTGACTATTTTGCCAGTGGAAGTGGTCGTCCGAAATATTGCGGCAGGTAGCCTCTGTAAGCAAACAGGATTAGAGCAAGGCACTGTCTTACCACAACCCCTCGTGGAATTTTTCCTTAAAGATGATGACCTCGGTGATCCTCTCTTGACTCGCGATCGCCTGATGCTGATCAATATTGTGACGGAGGCTCAAGTGAAAGAGTTGACTGACTACGCGTTGAAAATCAATGTGTTGATGCAGGAATTTTTCACAAGCTGTGACATTACCCTCGTGGATTTCAAAATTGAATTTGGCACAGACAAAAACGGCACAATTCTTTTAGCCGATGAGATTAGTCCTGACACTTGTCGCCTTTGGGACAATACCATTGCTGATCCCAATGCTCGCGTCATGGATAAAGACCGTTTCCGGAAAGATCTCGGCAAGGTTGAAGATGCTTACCAAGCAGTGCAAGCAAGGGTCCTCGCTCAGGCTGAAGCATTATCAGTTTAG